A section of the Indicator indicator isolate 239-I01 chromosome 39, UM_Iind_1.1, whole genome shotgun sequence genome encodes:
- the TNS4 gene encoding tensin-4: MSQVLQNHVLRVGQTVCVSSQEKSQSLHPAGCCPALPIQCVYYSRESWANAPSMVPTTSTRLRPGARLCTAHPVLEQLASQGTSLETPTAPCQPEEEEETSTDAEAHQVSPTLDISIESLNQLILEIDPTFQPLRCEPLREELQPAARGDAAARRAEPQAIDTKYIELAAGRATGPEGCPSPSATPSPFSRSPQGNSFLAHKGGLRGTYNTGGSLVFSSPSRATSPSPGTPTAASPPRGITVPQPCLDGQTDSISYGTSPGLDSLLKPVQVVKAQQRSSWVSMLSTSPGSDTSYALGSSSHSLLTDDSDAHPAACPSPASSRGSPCPPSPSIRSHSGEAFGLSPQQPRAACSTKANTSPAQKGQASSCPPSILNSAGDIPVLLVNGCLEHGDEASRPAKKPPASAKQTSPPSCSPTLRLGGLNNALSAPALSCVPDSPFRAGQPTMKFVMDTSKYWFKPSMTRDQAIQLLRDKEPGTFVVRDSTSYRGSFGLAMKVPSAAPSSHTGDDSGDLVRHFLIESSARGVHLRGASEELYFGSLSAFVYQHAITPLALPCKLSIPTRDLADGEDSSDCAAGPTLAPLKQAAVCNVLYLSSVNVETLTGAPAIQKAISSTFELETLPTPTLVHFRVTEQGITLTDIQRKVFFRRHYPLAALRFCGMDPENRKWQKYCKSSRIFGFVAKSQTDSQNLCHLFAEYDSVQPAAPLIHLLCQLLPGP; encoded by the exons ATGTCCCAGGTGCTGCAGAACCACGTGCTGCGTGTCGGCCAGACCGTCTGTGTCTCCTCCCAGGAGAAAAGCCAAAGTCTGCACCCAGCAGGGtgctgccctgcactgcccATCCAGTGTGTCTACTACTCCAGGGAGAGCTGGGCCAACGCCCCCTCCATGGTGCCCACCACCAGCACACGGCTGCGCCCCGGTGCCCGGCTGTGCACTGCCCACCCGGTGCTGGAGCAGTTGGCCTCGCAGGGCACCTCTTTGGAGACCCCCACAGCCCCCTGCCAgcccgaggaggaggaggagaccaGCACGGATGCTGAGGCCCACCAGGTGTCTCCTACCTTGGACATCTCCATAGAAAGCCTCAACCAGCTGATCCTGGAGATCGATCCAACCTTCCAGCCGCTGCGCTGCGAGCCGCTGAGGGAGGAGCTCCAGCCGGCTGCCCGGGGGGACGCTGCCGCCCGGAGAGCAGAGCCGCAGGCGATAG ACACCAAATACATcgagctggcagcaggcagagccacGGGGCCCGagggctgccccagcccctccgccacccccagccccttctccaGGTCCCCCCAGGGCAACAGCTTCCTGGCCCACAAAGGGGGGCTCAGGGGCACCTACAACACCGGTGGCAGCCTGGTTTTCTCCAGCCCATCCAGagccaccagccccagcccgGGCACCCCAACCGCTGCCTCCCCGCCCCGTGGCATCACCGTGCCCCAGCCGTGCCtggatggacagacagacagcatcTCCTATGGCACCTCCCCGGGCTTGgacagcctgctgaagcctgtgCAGGTGGTGAAGgcccagcagaggagcagctgggtcTCCATGCTCTCCACCAGCCCTGGCTCAGACACCAGTTACGCCCTTGGCAG cagctcccactcGCTCCTCACCGACGACTCTGACgcccaccctgctgcctgcccgtCCCCTGCCAGCTCCCGGGGCAGCCCCTGCCCACCCTCCCCAAGCATCAGGTCTCACTCTGGAGAAGCTTTTGGTCTGAgtccccagcagcccagggcagcctgctccaccaaAGCCAACACCTCCCCAGCCCAGAAGGGACAGGCCAGCAGCTGTCCCCCCTCCATCCTCAACTCTGCAGGTGacatcccagtgctgctggtgaaCGGCTGCCTGGAGCACGGAGATGAAGCTTCCAGGCCAGCCAAGAAGCCCCCAGCCTCTGCCAAGCAGacctctcctcccagctgcagccccaccCTGAGGCTGGGTGGCTTGAACAACGCTCTGTCAGCACCAGCACTCTCCTGTGTCCCTGACA GTCCCTTCAGGGCTGGGCAGCCCACTATGAAGTTTGTGATGGACACATCAAAGTATTGGTTCAAGCCGAGCATGACGAGGGACCAAG CCatccagctgctgagggacaaggaGCCAGGCACGTTCGTGGTGCGGGACAGCACGTCCTACCGGGGGTCCTTTGGGCTGGCCATGAAGGTTCCCAGCGctgcccccagcagccacacag GGGACGACAGTGGAGACCTCGTCAGGCACTTCCTCATCGAGTCgtctgccagaggagtgcaccTGCGAGGGGCCAGTGAGGAGCTCTACTTTG GAAGCCTCTCTGCCTTCGTGTACCAGCATGCCATCacccccctggcactgccctgcaagCTGAGCATCCCCACCAGAG ATCTTGCTGATGGAGAAGACAGCTCTGACTGTGCTGCAGGACCCACGCTGGCcccactgaagcaggctgctg TGTGCAACGTCCTGTACCTCAGCTCTGTGAACGTGGAGACCCTGACAGGAGCCCCAGCCATCCAGAAGGCCATTTCCAGCACCTTCGAGCTGGAGACCCTCCCCACACCCACCCTGGTGCACTTCAGAGTGACTGAGCAGGGCATCACCCTCACAGACATCCAGAGGAA ggtgTTTTTCAGGAGACACTACCCCCTGGCTGCCCTCAGGTTCTGTGGGATGGATCCTGAGAACAGAAA gTGGCAGAAGTACTGCAAGTCCTCGAG GATCTTCGGGTTTGTGGCCAAGAGCCAGACGGATTCACAGAACCTCTGCCACCTGTTTGCAGAGTACGACAGCGTGCAGCCCGCGGCACCTCTCAtccacctcctctgccagctcctgccaggcccATAG
- the IGFBP4 gene encoding insulin-like growth factor-binding protein 4 translates to MRGGTGRALPLLLLLLLLAAAAGPGGGEEAIQCPPCSEERLARCKAPQGCAELVREPGCGCCATCALGRGTACGVYTARCGAGLRCYPPRGVPRPLHTLMHGQGVCTDLADVEAIQESLHPPEKEEIDHPNNSFSPCSIHDRKCLQKQQAKRVSNGNKMRSSGSPQHREEARPIAQGSCQSELHRALERLAASQTRTHEDLYVIPIPNCDRNGNFHPKQCHPALDGQRGKCWCVDRKTGVKLPGLLELKGDLDCHQLADSM, encoded by the exons ATGCGCGGGGGCACCGGTCGGGCtctgccgctgctgctgctgctgctgttgctggcgGCCGCGGCGGGGCCGGGAGGCGGGGAGGAGGCGATTCAGTGCCCGCCGTGCTCGGAGGAGCGGCTGGCTCGCTGCAAAGCACCGCAGGGCTGCGCGGAGCTGGTGCGGGAACCGGGCTGCGGCTGCTGCGCGACCTGCGCCCTCGGCCGCGGCACCGCCTGCGGGGTCTACACCGCCCGCTGCGGGGCCGGCCTGCGCTGCTACCCCCCCCGCGGCGTGCCGCGGCCCCTCCACACTCTCATGCACGGCCAGGGCGTCTGCACCGACCTGGCCGACGTCGAGGCCATCCAGGAGAGCCTCCACCCACCAG aaaaggaggagatCGACCACCCCAACAACAGCTTCAGCCCCTGCAGCATCCACGATCGCAAgtgcctgcagaagcagcaggcgAAGAGAGTCAGCAACGGCAACAAGATGCGCAGCAGCGGCAGCCCCCAGCACCGCGAGGAGGCGCGGCCCATC GCACAGGGCTCGTGCCAGAGCGAGCTGCACCGGGCACTGGAGAGGTTGGCAGCCTCCCAGACCCGCACCCATGAGGACCTCTATGTCATCCCCATCCCCAACTGCGACCGCAACGGCAACTTCCACCCCAAGCAG TGTCACCCAGCGCTGGACGGGCAGCGGGGCAAGTGCTGGTGCGTGGACCGCAAGACAGGCGTGAAGCTGCCAGGCCTCCTGGAGCTGAAGGGGGACCTGGACTGTCACCAGCTGGCAGACAGCATGTGA